The Streptomyces nigra genome includes the window GTGTCGACGGTGGACAGCAGGGCGAAGACGCCGCTGTCGGCCTTCAGGGAGAGGGCGCGGTCGATGGAGTACTTCACGTCGGCCGCGGTGACGGGGTCGCCGTCGGCGAAGGTGAGGTCCTTGCGCAGGGTGCAGGCGTAGCGTTCGTTGCCGCTGTCCGTGAAGCCGCAGCTCTCGGCGGCCTCGGGGACGGGCTCGCCCTCGCCGCGGGGCTGGATCATGAGGGTCTGCACGGTCTGGCGCAGGACGTTCCACAGGCCGACGTCGTAGGCCCAGGCCGGGTCGAGGGGTGCGGGGCTCTCCTCCGAGGCAGTGAACACGTCCGTGGTGCCCACGACGATCCCGTCGCCGCCGCCGCTGCCGCTGTCGGTTCCGCCGCAGGCGGCGAGAACCGGCGCGAGCAGGCCGATGACGACCGGCAGCACCAAAGTCTTACGGTTCATGCTCGGGTTTCTCCAGCTGTTGTCTCCGTGTATCCGGCATGCAGAGGGTGGTGCGGCCGATCACGGGGTAAGGGCGATGTTCTCGCGATGAGATTAGTCCGCGCCCACAGGACGGTTGGAGGGGACCGGAGTTGGGGCTTCCTCACTCAGTGGAATCGGGTGTGGACGCACCGGAAGGCCGAGGGCGGAAGGATTGGCGCACGGGTCCATCAATCGGGACACAAGGGTGCGCTCAAAACCGTTGTCCGGGGGCGGACCGCGCGAGGCGGGCGCCCCCGCGTGCACCTCTGGAGTGGCGAACGTCACAGATTGGACGATCTTGGAGAGCGCTGGAATTCAGCCGTCCGGCGCGTTCGAATTTATGCGCGGAATTTCTCCGCAATCGGCGCTGCACGCTCGGTGAACAGGCGGGTGAAGAAGCGGGTGAACGGTCGGCGCATTCGAGTTGTCATGACAGTGACGAGTCGTGGTCGAACTGTCATCAGGCGGCTGTCATCAGCCCGCGGAGAAATGCCAGATCGACGTGTTCCAGCGAGGGCACGACCGTGCGGCGGGCGGCCGGGGCGATGGGGGCGATCGAGGGGACGGCGACCACCTGGCATCCGGCGGCCTCGGCGGCGGCGACCCCGGTCGCCGTGTCCTCGACGACCGCGCAGCGCGCGGGGTCGGCGCCCAGGCCTGCCGCGGCGAGCAGATAGGGGTCGGGGTGGGGCTTGGTGCGGCTCACCTCGTCACCGGCGACGGTGAGCGCGAAGTGCTGCGGGCCCAACGTGGTGAGCACACGGTCGATGATGCGACGGTGCGAGGCGGAGACCAGGGCGGTCGGGATGCCGTGCACGGACAGCTCGGCCAGCAGCCGGGCGGCTCCCGGCATCAGCGGCAGGGAGCTGTCGATACGGTCCTCGAAGCCCTGGTTGAGCAGCACCGTGAGCTCGTCCAGGCCGATGTCGGCGCCGGTGGCCTCGATCAGGAAGCCGGCGCTGCGGGTCATGGGCCCGCCGACCACGACATGGCGCCAGGTGTCGTCCAAGGTGTGGCCGAGGGAGGCGAAGACCTCGACCTCGACGTCCCACCAGAAGCCCTCGGAGTCCACCAGGGTGCCGTCCATGTCGAGGAGAACGGCCTGCAGGGCCGAGCCGTCGGCCGTACGGGTCGACAGGGCGGGGACGGTGCTGGTCATCCACATACCTCCTTCTGGGGACGACCAGGCCGGTTCCCACGGAGGGAACCGGCCTGCGGTGGACCGTCCAGTGTACGACGCTCGCCGGGGTATCGCCCGGTACACCCGATGTGCCTCCCGGCACACCGGTCGCACGGGCCCCGGCGCGGGCGTCAGCGTGCGTTGAAGTACTTGGCCTCCGGGTGGTGGATCACGATGGCGTCCGTGGACTGCTCGGGGTGCAGCTGGAACTCCTCGGAGAGGTGGACGCCGATGCGCTCGGGCCGCAGCAGGTCGGCGATCTTCGCGCGGTCCTCCAGGTCGGGGCAGGCGCCGTAGCCGAGGGAGAAGCGGGCGCCCCGGTACTTCAGGGAGAACATGTCCTCGATGGCGGCCGGGTCCTCGCCGGCGAAGCCCAGTTCCGAGCGCACGCGCGCGTGCCAGTACTCGGCGAGGGCCTCGGCGAGCTGCACGGACAGGCCGTGCAGTTCGAGGTAGTCGCGGTAGGCGTCGGCCTCGAAGAGCCGGGCGGTCTCCTCGCCGATGCGGGAGCCGACGGTGACGACCTGGAAGCCGACGACGTCCGTCTCGCCGGACTCCTGCGGGCGGAAGAAGTCCGCGAGACACAGGCGGCGGCCGCGGCGCTGGCGGGGGAAGGTGAAGCGGGTCCGTTCGTTGCCGTGCTCGTCGAGGACGATCAGGTCGTCGTCCTTGGACACGCACGGGAAGTAGCCGTGCACGACGGCCGCCTCGAGGAGGTTGTCGGTCTGGAGCCGGTCGAGCAGGCCGCGCAGCCGGGGACGGCCCTCGGTCTCGACGAGTTCCTGGTACGACGGCCCGTCACCGGCGCGGGACTCCTTCAGGCCCCACTGGCCCTTGAAGAGGGCGCCCTCGTCCAGCCACGAGGCGTACTCCTTGAGCTGGATGCCCTTGCTGACGCGGGTGCCCCAGAACGGCGGTTCGGGCACGGGGTTGTCGGTGGCGACGTCGGAGCGCACCGGCCCGTCCTCGGGCCGCTCCTCGACCACGGTCTGCGCGGTGGCCCGCACCCGGCGCTGCCGGAGCTCGGGCAGCTTGGCGCCGGGCACGCCCCGCTTGACGCCGATGAGGGCGTCCATCAGGCGCAGGCCCTCGAAGGCGTCGCGGGCGTAGCGGACCTCGCCCTCGTAGACCTCGTGCAGGTCCTGTTCGACGTAGGCGCGGGTCAGGGCGGCGCCGCCGAGGATGACCGGGTAGTCGGCGGCGAGGCCGCGCTGGTTCAGCTCCTCCAGGTTCTCCTTCATGATCACGGTGGACTTCACCAGGAGACCGGACATGCCGATGACGTCGGCGCGGTGCTCCTCGGCGGCTTCCAGGATCGCGGAGACGGGCTGCTTGATGCCCAGGTTGACCACGTTGTAGCCGTTGTTGGACAGGATGATGTCCACGAGGTTCTTGCCGATGTCGTGGACGTCGCCGCGGACGGTGGCCAGCACGATGGTGCCCTTGCCCTCGTCGTCGGTCTTCTCCATGTGCGGTTCGAGGTAGGCGACGGCGGCCTTCATGACCTCGGCGGACTGCAGCACGAACGGCAGCTGCATCTGCCCGGAGCCGAACAGCTCGCCGACGACCTTCATGCCGTCCAGCAGGGTCTCGTTGACGATGTCCAGGGCGGGCCGGTCCCGCAGGGCCGCGTCGAGGTCGGCCTCCAGGCCGTTGCGCTCACCGTCGATGATCCGCCGCTTGAGGCGCTCGTCCAGCGGCAGCGCGGCCAGTTCCTCGGC containing:
- a CDS encoding HAD family hydrolase, with the translated sequence MTSTVPALSTRTADGSALQAVLLDMDGTLVDSEGFWWDVEVEVFASLGHTLDDTWRHVVVGGPMTRSAGFLIEATGADIGLDELTVLLNQGFEDRIDSSLPLMPGAARLLAELSVHGIPTALVSASHRRIIDRVLTTLGPQHFALTVAGDEVSRTKPHPDPYLLAAAGLGADPARCAVVEDTATGVAAAEAAGCQVVAVPSIAPIAPAARRTVVPSLEHVDLAFLRGLMTAA